Proteins from a single region of Candidatus Methylomirabilis sp.:
- a CDS encoding DNA polymerase IV, producing MDAFFAAVEQRDHPPTRGRPVIVGADPKGGKGRGVVAACSYEARAFGIHSAMPIGRAYRLCPRAVFLPVRMARYQEVSERLFRIFGRYTDLVEALSIDEAFL from the coding sequence ATGGACGCCTTCTTCGCCGCGGTGGAGCAGCGGGACCATCCGCCCACCCGCGGGCGGCCCGTCATCGTCGGGGCCGACCCGAAGGGCGGCAAGGGGCGCGGGGTCGTGGCCGCCTGCTCCTACGAGGCCCGGGCCTTCGGCATCCACTCGGCGATGCCCATCGGCCGGGCCTACCGCCTCTGCCCGCGGGCAGTCTTCCTCCCGGTCCGGATGGCGCGCTACCAGGAGGTCTCAGAACGCCTCTTCCGGATCTTCGGGCGCTACACCGACCTGGTCGAGGCCCTGAGCATTGACGAGGCCTTCCTC